ATGATACACTGCTTTCTTCAAATATTGATAAGCGAAATTATCTAGTGGAGCCATCACGTTCGTTAATTCCACATTGGATGGTACTTGTAATCCATACGTTACTTTTCCATTATACATAGTAACTTCATCATGATCCTCTCGACTTACATTACCTTCCGTACTAAGAATCTGAACCCCTAATGTTCCATATGGATACGTAATGTGATTGGTTTGAGCATCTTTTAACAGGATTGGTTGTTGAACAAAGGTAAGGTAATCTTGTACAAAGCCTTGTTCAGATGCAGTAAAGACCTGATATGGGCTATTGCTTACACCTACCAAATTCATTCCGTTGACACTGCCCATTGCTTGCAGTGAATTGTCGTACAGCATGGCTTTTTGCCGCTCATTTTGAGTAGGATAGGCCATGTCTTCTAAAGAGAAATCTTGTTTATAAAATGGTTTAATCTCTTCATTTATCTGCTTAGTCTCCCCTTTAGCAAGAGAGCCCAGCTCCATTCTCCGATTCCCCATTGTTAGATACAACTCCTGGTAATCAAAAATACTCTTGTTCGTTATCGTTCCCTTGATATGATCTTGTTCAAAAATCAAATCAGCTTGTATTTGGCCAACATCTTTAACCAAACCTCCCCCATTGATTGACTTTTGAGTCATATATGGGATTTGCTTAATCGTTGTTTGAAATTGCCCACGATCGTTTTGTCGAATGGTATAGGCATATTTGTTTTTGTTTTTTTCCGTGTATTGTAAAAGATTTCCCGGAACAATTAACCCATCTTTAGTATCCAAGGTAACTGCTCCCCCAGAACGCTTCAAAACAGTTGCATCCGATTTTATTATCGCTAAATCTGGTTTTATCGAGATAATTTGGTTTACAGTGTACAGCTTATCACTTGGAGCTATTAAATTTTTTCCAAAAGAAAGTGCTCCAACACTAACTACTAGGGCTGAAACAGGAATAATTCCCCATGCCCAGTCTCGACGGTCCCTACGTTTTAACAGCACATACAGGATAGGCCCAATTAATAGTACATATCCGATCCAAATGAAAAATAACACCGAAGCGGACGGTACATGAATCCCTGGAATGTGATTTGCCAAATTATAATAGTTAGGATTTCGATTCAGATAAGGAAAACTCACTTGGCTATTTAGTTCATATTGAGATACTAGCTTACTCCAAAGCTGACGGTTGAAATCCCACGAAGCCAATGGCTGTGCATTGACATCATAGTTAGCAAAAAACAACTTGCCTAAGCCCACTTTTTGGGTCGAAAACAATGGTAATGACTTGTTATACACTGTTATTTGTTGAACAGGCAAAGCTGATTTTTTACTTATTTCGGTGAAGGTAGACAGATCTTTTGTGGTTCCTGGCTGCTTGGTCAAAGCTGGCATCCACTCTTTAAAAGAGTCTAATATTTCTGGAGGAGTAGCAGCGGAAACCAAAAGGTTCCCTCCAGCATATACCCACTCTTTTATTTTGTTTATCTGATCCGAAGGTAAGCTATTTGCTGAAATATCTCCAATTACTAACATATTGATATTACTTAGTACATGAGCTTCAGTGGGCAGCTCTTCCGGAATCACATTACTAACCAGCATACTCTTCCAGTTAGCCCCATTTGCATACTCAGCTTCTTTATTACTGTCTCCAGCACCCTCTTGTCTTACTTGGTTTAAGAATTGCATACTATTTTCGTGTTGATCAAGGACAACAACCGTTACTTGATCCGACTGCTTTTCTCTACCTTGATAGTTTGGTGTCACCTTAGCAAGCAATTGATTGCCTTGATAAAACTCCAGTTGTAATGTACGGCTATTATTTATAATCTCTTCACTTGGTAGATCGAAGAAAACATGTTTTGTTTCCCCTTTTTGGACAGTAATCTCTTTTACGTAAGGAAGTACCATTTTCTTTGAATTAAGCTCCTCAATCGAAAACCGTAGCTCACCTGTGACTGCATCACCGTTATTCGTAATATCTGCATGGACGCGAATCAAATTATCCTGACTCGTTATATCAGCAAATGGAATCTTCGTTTTCATTTCAATTCTGTCCGCCGCATACGCAACAGGAAGTTGAAATCCCATGAAAGCGAGTGTAATCGCTACCAGCCATTTCCACATATGTTTTCCTCCTATTTTTGTAAATCAAGCGGCGTAAACATAAACCCTTGTTGATCAGAGTTGACTATTAAGAGATGCTTTCCATCACTAGTCCATTCAGCCCTCTTTACCGATTCTTTCTGAATACCAGCTGGGAGTTTTACTTTTTTCCAGTTTTTGATAGTTTCATCCATCGTACCCATCAACATAACGCCGTCTGGTGAAAGAATCGTAAGTTGCTTAGCTGAAAACCATGACGGTGAGCTTCCTCTCACTTTTTCCTTGATTTCCCCTGTCTGTCGATCATAAATACACACCTCTCCATTTTGTTCAAAAGAGAGATAACGACCATTGTGAGACCAAGCCGCCTTTGAACCGTTTGCTACCTTCTCTTTTCCAAAGGTACGCAGATTGGTCACCCAAACCTCAGGTTTATCTTGCTTATATACTGTATAAGCTAAAAATTCATCTTTAGGATCAAATGCAGGGTCAATTACTGGACGGTTCTCCTGCTCCAATAAAAGTCTCGGTGCATAACTCTTTTCTTTACTCTGATTAAGTTGTAAAACCCACAATTTCCCTTTATCCTGACTGTTTTCTGTCAGTGCCAGTTTCGTATTTGTAGAATTCCATGCAATGGAGTCATACGTACCAATTTGTTGAGGAAGTTCAATAGGAGTATCTATTTCACTGTCATATCCACTTATAATGTGCAACTTATTATCGGCTTGCAAATAGGCAACCTGTAAATCTGAGGATAGCACTGCCGAATCAGTAGACAGCTTAGGAATGCTGATTGGTGACTTCGAAATGGCAAGATCAACATCTGCCTGAGCCACGTTTACGTACAAAAAAGCAGCCAAAGCAACTGTTCCTACCCCCCCTAGCATATACCAACCTCTTTTTCGATTGATCCTCTTTTGATCATTGTGCTTTATTTCTTCCTGACGGACTATCGTAAGATGCGGTTGTTTTTGCCCTTGCATTTGCTCCATTAATTTACGTTTCAAATCTTCTTTTAATCGATAGTTAACAGGAACCGCCTTACGCATATCACTTAAATGTGACAAGAGTTCAACCACGGTCTGTTCATGTTCATTTGTCTGATCTGATGCACTACGTAGATCATCCTTCATGGCGATCACCTTCCTCATACAAACTCTGCAAGACTTTTATTCCGCGGTGAGAGATCATCTTAACGGACGATTCACTTTTAGCTAACACTTCTGCAACCTGTGAAATTTTTAGATCAGCAAAGAACCGAAGCGTCAAAACATCACGCTGATCCTGTGATAACATATTTAACCTTGTCCGTAATAAAGTCATTTCTTCTTTAGATAAAACACGCAATTCCGGTTGATACTCATCATCTGCTTCAATAAACAATAATTCTTCTGTTTCCGTCGGGTATTCACGTATCTTACGAACAAAATCAATAAACGTATTATGAGCGATACGAAAAATCCAAGATGCAAATGGGCTTCTACGGCTATATTGATCAAATTTCTCCAGAGCTTTTAAAAATACGCTGGTTGTCAAGTCATCTGCATCCCACGAACTATGTACACGACATCGTAAATAACGATTAACTCGATCAAAATATTCATCATATAGCTCTGGGAAATCTCTCGCTTCATAGTAATCAGTCTCTATCGCAACAGACGGATTTTCCTTACCGTCCTGCTTTACGGCCATTACCATCCCTCTTCCTCCACACTGTTTGTTTCTACTCCAATTGACGCATCATATCCGAAAAAGGTCACAGGCATAAACAAAAAAAGTGTAAAATATGCATTTTTTCTTATACATAAGCAAAAAAAAAGAAACACACAGAAAAAAACATCCTTGTTCCCAGTCAAATACAGGGAGCAAAGATGTTTGGCAGTTAACATTACTAGAGGTTCGTCCTCAGACTATTGACAATCCGTTACACTCCGAACATATATTTGGAACTCATACTGAAATGGATTCTCTTCGTTTTGTACACCAGGTGTCACTTCAACTAGTGTCCATTCAGATTCATCAAACGTAGGAAAAAAGGCATCTCCCTTGAACTCCTGCTGAATCTGAGTAATATACATTTTACTAGTGTAGGGCAAAAGCAACTTATAAATTTTTGCCCCACCAATAATAAAAGCTTCTTCTTTACTATCTATCATCGCAAGAACTTCTTCAATCGAATGAGCGATTTCACAGCCATCCGCCTCATAGTTTGCTTGCGTCGTCAGCACGATATTGCGTCGATTAGGTAGGGGCTTCCCAATAGATTCATACGTTTTTCGCCCCATGATGATAGCATGACCAGTTGTGATACGGCGAAAATACTTTAGATCCTCTGGTAATCGCCATGGTAGCTGGTTATCTCGACCAATAACACGGTTCTGCCCCATAGCAAAAATGCTTGATAGCACTAAATAGCCACCTCCATGGCAATTTTTGGCTGATGCTTATAATCGATTAATTTCACATCATCTGGTGTAAAATCATAAAAATCGGTGATCTCCGGGTTAATCCAAAAGCTAGGAGCAGGATAAGCTTCTCTAGTTAATTGGGTACGCAAGCCTTCGAAATGATTTTCGTAGATATGTGCATTATTAATATAATGCTGGAATTTTCCTGGCTTTAGACCTGTGACTTGCGCAATCATATGAATAAGCACAGCATACTGAGTAGTATTAAACGGAATTCCTAAGCCCATATCACCGCTACGCTGTACAAGAGTACAGTTTAAATAACCGTCCGTAACATCCCACATGGTTTGAAAGGCACATGGCTGCAAGGCCATTTCTTCTAAATCATTCATGTCCCATAAACTAATAATATGTCGGCGTCCTTGGGGATCGTTTTTGAGGCCATCGATTAGCTTGTCTATCTGCTTGTGCTTAGCAATTTGATAACCGTATGCTTTACCGATCGTTCCGTCCTCTTTAGCCCATTCATCCCATACACGTACACCCATCTCTTGCAACAGCCTCACATCATTACTTTGATGCTTGTAAATCCATAGCAATTCTTTGACAGCTGTTTTAAACGCAACGAATTTGGTTGTCAAAATTGGAAATTCTTTCTGTAAATCATAGCTTAGTAGCTGACCAAACAGTTTCTTTGTGGGGATTCCTGTGCGATTGTTGTCATAATATCCGTTTTCTAAAATATCTTCCACTAAAGCAAGGTATTGTATATCTGCTTGACTCATCTTGTTCACGTCCTTCTTACAAACTCTAAGACAGTATAACGAAACATTACGTTCTTGAAAAGCTTTTCGCCTAATCCTCTTTGTGACCAAACACTAGTAAAAAAAGCTAGTATTTTATTTGCTTCGAATGGTGGCATTTTAATATTGCCGAACAAAAAGACCTCGTTCCTTTTCCTTAATTATCTTGAATTCAAAATAAGGCAGAATATTGAAAATATTTTCACGATAGTATAACCGAACATTTCACTATTAGACTATCATCCACAAAAAAATAATAATTACCTAAACTTAGTACAAAATAACAAAATAAGAGTTAAAGAATGTATGGTTACAGAAACAACAAAAAGTAATTCGAAAGAAAATTCTTGAAGGAAAAAATCCAAATTCAACAGGTGTACGTAAGGTAGATGAAAGAGAGTTTCGACCTTATTTGTTAAAAGGACGATATTTACATTATGAGAACCGCTTTCAAAAAGGTGCTTGTCAAAAATAAATATAATACATATTATTTTTTACCTAACCTGAAACTCTCTTAGATAGATTAAATTTCTTGCTCGCTCAAAAAACTCTATCCCTCCCTGTCACACACCTATGTTTTACACCCCAGATAATCCCGGATCAGGATATAACACGGAGGACATTATTTTTTTAGAAACAGGATGTTGTAAGCTTTCAGGCTGTTCCATATCATCTAACCATTCAACAATCTCACCCTTATACATCACCCCTATACAGTCCGCTATGTAATTTATAGCCTGTAAATCATGAGAGATAAAGAGATAGGAAAGTTGAAACTCTTCTTTTAATTCTGCTAAAAGATGTAAGATTTGTACTTGTACAAGAGCGTCTAAAGCACTTACGGCCTCATCAAGTATGATTAGCTTCGGTCTTAATGCAATAGCTCTAGCAATATTTATTCTCTGTAATTGCCCTCCACTAAACTGGTGAGGGTATTTATACATATCTTCCGGAGATAATCCAACTGTCTCCAAAAGGCCCTGTACTTTCTGTATCTCTTCAGTAGCCGTAAGCCTTTCATAATTTCGTAACGGTTCAGCAATAATCTCTCTTATCGTTAATCGTGGGTTTACAGCGCTATAACAATCCTGAAAGACAACCTGCAGATTTCTCCGTACCTCCTTTAATTCTTTTTCTTTTAAACGATAAAGGTCCTTTCCCTGAAACCAGACCTCTCCCTGATCAGGCTTTTCAAGCCCCAGAATAATTTTGCCAAGAGTACTCTTTCCTGCCCCGCTTTCGCCAACAAGCCCTAGACATACCCCTTCTTCCAGCGTTAGAGAAACACCTTTTACAGCTTCAACCGTTTTACGCTTCCTCCAAACGGAGTTACCAAGCAAGTATGTTTTCTTTATGTCTTTCAACTCAAGCAGACTCACTCTTCTTTCACCCAACTTTATCGTAATTTTACACATCGTACTAGATGATCTTTTTCATATTCCTTCCATTCAAGCTTGCTAGTTGCACAAATGTGATCTGCATCCTCGCATCGATCTAAAAATGGGCATATATTGTCTCTATTCGGTGGAGTGGGAGGAGAAACGCTAACACGTTTTGCACTCTTTACCCTCCTTCTCGTTAATCCCAGTCTGGCTTGTAACAAGACACGGGTATATGGGTGCATCGGGTGATTGAATAACTTCCATACTGGTGCCTTCTCAACTATATACCCGCCATACATTACAGCCACTTCGTCAGCCAACTGAGCAATTACCCCTAGATCGTGTGATACTAATAAAATACCGGTATCGCATTCTTTTCTTATCCTATCCAACTGTTTCAAAATTTGGAGTTGATTAGTCGTATCGAGGGCTGTCGTGGGCTCATCCGCAATAAGGATAGATGGATGTAAGGACATCGTGATCGCAATCATCACACGCTGGAGCATACCGCCACTTAGCTGAAATGGATATTGCTTCAATATACTCTCTGGATTTGGCAAATCCATTTTTTCCAAATGCTCCACAGCCATTTTCTGCGCTTCTCGCTTCGTGATAGGCAAATGAGTTCTCAGTGTTTCAATAAAATGCCGACCAATTGTCCGCACAGGATTAAAGGCGGTCATAGGATTTTGCATAATAAAAGCGATCTCACTACCTCGTATTTTTCCTATGTCTTCTACTGAACAAGTTAACATATCCTTATTTCTAAACGTGATGCTCCCTTCTACCACCTTTGCCTTATCGGGTAAAAGATTTAATAAAGACATGCACGTCATCGTTTTTCCTGATCCGCTCTCTCCGACAAGCCCAAACACTTTCCCTGCCTCTATTTCAAAGCTTACCTCATTGACAGTCTGAGTCACCCCATGCGGTGTTGATACAACTATATTCAAATTGTTAACAGTTAGAATGGGGTGCTGTCCCATCTTCCATCCTCCTTTCTATTTTCTTCTTAGGTCTAAAGCATCCCTCAGGGCTTCTCCGAACAAGTTGAAAGCGATCACGACAAGTAAGATCATCATACCTGGGTACAACATCAAGGATGGGTTATTTCTAAAAAATGGTTTACTGTCGTTGATCATCATTCCCCACTCTGCCTCTGGCGGCTGTATGCCAAGACCTAGAAATGAAAGTCCAGAAATAGCTAACACAATTCCTCCGATGTCCATAAAAGCTAATACAACTATTTGAGATATAATCGTAGGTAAGATATGTTTTAGCACAATGACAAGCTTTGGTGTTCCGCATACCTTAGCCGCTAAAATGAAGTGTTGCTCCTTAACGCTAAGTACCATTCCCCGAATAATGCGAGCATAAAAAACCCATTGGACAAGCACCATCGCTAAAATCAGATTCCCAAGACCTGGTCCCAAGATTCCAATCAAAGCTAAGGACAGAAGCAAGTTTGGAAATGCCATGAGAATATCACAAATCCGCATGAACAAATAATCAACCCAACCACCTCTAAAGCCTGCATAAATACCGATCGGAATACTAATTGTCATGGTTAATCCCATGATAAGGAAAGCTGTTCCCAGCGAGGTTCGTGTCCCATAGATTAATCGAGACCATATACATCTCCCTAAATGATCGGTCCCTAACGGAAATGTAGCGGAAGGGCCTTGCAGTTTATGAGTGATATCAACCAGATTCGGATCATTAGGAGACCAAAAAGGGGCAAAAAGAGCCAATAATATCATGAGGAAGATAATGATGCTGCAAATGATCATGAGCTTTTGTGACAGCAGCTTTTGCTTTAGATTTTTCAACATGCTTATTGCTCTCCTTCCCATTTTATCCGGGGATCCAGGAAAGCATATGCAATATCCACAAGGAGATTGCAGACTACAAAGATCACACCCATAAACAATAAACAGCTCTGAATCATCGGATAATCACGCTGTAAAATAGAAGTAACAAATAAAGAGCCCATACCCGGCCAAGCAAAGACGGTTTCAACAATAACGGCTCCGCTTAACATGTTTCCAAGGCTCATGCCTAGTCCAGTTAACACGGGTAATAAGGACTTTTTAAAGACATGTCTGCTAATGATTACTCTTTCGCTCAGCCCTCTCGCTCTCGCATACACTACAAATGGCTCATTCAAGTTTTCTAACGTACTAGCGCGAAGCAATTGCATATACGTACCGATATAAGGAAAAGCCAGTGTCAAGGAAGGAAGCACTAGATGAGCAAAAGTTCCCCTCCCTAATACAGGAAATAAATCTAACTTAACCGATAAAAAATAGATGAATAGGAATCCGAGCCAGAAAGCAGGCATCGAGACACTAACAAAGGCCATTATTCTGCTAACCTGATCAATCAATTTCCCCTTATAAAGAGCAGAAATCATTCCTATAGGTAAACTAATAACAATAATTAGGATGCATGATGCAAATGCTAGTTGTATTGTTGGGAAGAAATGGAGCACGATTTCATCCCATATCGATTTCTTCGACACATAAGATATCCCTAAATCCAATTGAACCACTTTTTCTAACCAATTTACATACTGGATATACAGGGGCTTGTCCAGCCCTAGCTCTGCTCGGATGGATGCCACTGCCTCATCTGTTGGAGGAATATGTGACGCCCTCAAGTAAGCTACGGCTGGGTCCCCAGGGGTTAAGTGGAGCAGAATAAAAGTGATCAGAGAAATTCCAAATAATATTGGCAGTAAACTTGTGAGACGTTTAACAATAAACCAACCCATTTAGTTCTCCTTCAGTCGTTTTTACATATCCCCACTTCACTTAAAATCAATGGTAGTGAAAGGCACCTCGTATTCTTGAGGCAAGAAATTAACACCGCTCATATTTTTATGATAAACCGCTATATTAGACTGATAAGAAATTGGTAAGTAAGCAGCCTGTTCGTGCAATGTAGTTAAAATATCTTTATATAGCTTCATTCTGTGTGCTTCGTCTGTACTTACTAATACTCCCTTGATTTTTCCATCTAATTCTTTCTTATCTGGTAGCCCTAATAGAGCTTTGTAATCCGGACTTCCACCTTCGGAAGGTGTTGTTATAGCAGATAAATAGGAATGCGGATCAAACGGGACACCCCAGCTAGCCGTAAATAATAAATCAAAACTGCCTTCACTCGCTGTAGCCCAAAAATTCTCTTCTTCCTTACTAGTCAACTTAATATCGATCCCCAATTTGCTAAACTCACCTTGAACATATTCCGCTATTGCCTTCTGAATGTTGTCTGAACTAATAAACATCAATTCCAGTTGTAATGTTTCTCCATCCTTCTCCCGAAATGGTTTTCCATTTACTTGTTTCCATCCCGCTTCATCCAATAACTGTTTCGCTTTTTCTTCATCGTGTTCATACGGTTTCACATCAATTTTTGTGTAAGGAATGGTAGGTGCAAACAAAGTGTCAGCTTTTCTTTCCGTCCCGTAAAAGATATGATCGATCACAGCCTGCTTATTAAAAGCATGCTGGATAGCTAACCGTAATTTGCGGTCTTTGAGCGCTTCTCTGTTCGTATTAAAAAGTAGTGCCCTTGTAGCTGTAGGTTCTGATAATTTAGTTTCATATTTTCCTGAGTCCTTCAGAAATCGGAACGAATCTTGGCTAATGACCCCGTTACCAAAAATAAGATCGATTTCCTTTTTCTCAAAAGCTAATACTCTAGACTCACCGTCAGGAATGACTTTAACAATCACCTTGTCGACTTTCGGTTTAGCTCCCCAATACTTTTCGTTTCTTGTAAAGACAGCCTTTTCATTTTTCGTATATTCGCTTAGCACCCACGGCCCTGTGCCAATCGGAGCCTTGAGTCCGTCTTTAAATGTGTTTTGACTGTCAGGAAAGGCAGCTTCTCCTACAAATCGTAAAGGTCTGATGTACGTAAGCTCTTGAAGAGTTGGGTAATATGGTTTTTTCAAATTCAGTTTAAACGTAAATTCGTCAACTACTTCTGTGCTTTTAATTTGGTTTATTAATTCCATCCATTCATGTTGTGGGGCATTAGCTAAAACGGTATCAAAATTCTTCTTGACGATTGTAGCATTAAATAGTGAGCCATCAGAAAATGTAACATCTTTCCTTAGGTGAAACACATATTCTTTTCCATCTTTTGATACATCCCAGCTTTGGGCCAGCCAGGGCTTAAGTTCTCCACCTTCACCGTAGTAAACAAGAGATTCATATACCATAGCTTGTGAGAACCATTGATTCGGAAAATACGTATGCGGATTTAAATCGCCAATATCTCCGGACCAGGAAAACGTAAGAGCTTTTGAATGATCTTGATTTGATATATTTACTTGATCTTTTGTTGTATTACCGCAACCAGCGATCATGATTGTTAGAATCGCTAGTAGTCCAATAAAAGTAGGGATAAATGTAGATCGTTTTAAAAACATATTTTCTCACCTTTATCTATAAATTGAATTATTCCAAAAATGTTAAAACACAAAAAAACATTGCCAACCAGATTAAAAAGGTCAGAAATGCCTATTGTTTAAGAACAATTTGGTCTTCTAGCATTCTAACACCTCCCTATTTCCCCGTAGGTCTAACAGTATTTTTAGAATAGGCAGGTCTTCTGACTTAGGTTCATCATCTCCATGCGTCTTCCCAGATATGATCCAGTGACTTTTTTGCATAAGACTCCCCTTACAGCGGCGGGACCGTGCCGGATTCACACCGGCTTCCCTTTTAAGTATTTGCTATGAAACAAATACACCCATTCCAATCCCATATGTAGTTTTTATGGAAATATTCACTTTATGCCATTAATTTGAAATTAGGACAAAAAGTTTACCTAGAACAAATTATATTCGTTATTCCAAGTTTATGCTATATCAAATTAAGCTCCTAAAAAAACATTGCCAAAGCATGTCCGATTGAACAGCTTTAGCAATGTTATAACTTACATACCGTTGTAGCTTACAAACTCCCCATTCGGCTTACGATAGCCACGTGGACGTTGACTTGATATCTTTTCTTTTCCAATAGTAATCATCATTACTGTTTCATATCCATCAGGAATTTCTAAAATTTCTTTAATAGCATTTGGATCAAACCCAATCATCGGGCACGTATCCCATCCTTTATCTTTTGCCGATAGCATGAACAACATGGCAGAAAGACTCGCATTGCGAATTGCATCTTCCTTCATAAATGACTCGCCATTGCCCTCATATACCCCTGTAACTGTCTCAATTGTACGATCTAGCTCTTGTTTACTCAAAATTCCGAGATGGTGCATTCCTTCATTTATTTTTTCCACTCCTTGATAAGCGTAACGATTCCCCAACACCAAAATGACTGCTGAAGATGTATGTACTTTATACTGCTTGCAAGATTCATAAATCTTTTCTTTCAAGACGGGATCAGTTACGACTAGGTAGTGTGTATGTTGAAGATTAAAAGCAGAAGGAGCATATTTAACTAAAGTAAAGATCTCTTCAAGATCAGATTGGGTAATTTCTACCCCATCAATGAAATTATTTGCGGAACGCCGACTTTTCACTAGGTTTGTAAAATCGCTCATGTAATTTCCTCTTCTCATTGTATGTATCGTAATGGTTACAGGGGAGGAAAGAACAGTGTTTTCACTACACTTACTCGCTCCCCTGTCTTTTTTGTGCCTACTTGATTTTATTTTGCTTTAATCTGTTTGATTCTTGCCTGATTAGGCCTTATTCTGACCTATATCTCTTGGCATTGTCTTCATGTACAACATTATCATACAATAGAGCAAGTGAATCTGGATACTACTCACTTTTTACAGATCATATCTTATGCGAATAAAGCATATGCACCTGGTCCAATCAATGCAACCCCGATAGCCACCGCAAGCAATACTAGATTGTATTCCATACCGTTTTGCGTAATCCACAATCCATTTTTTCCATGTACAGTAAAAATAGCGATCAGCATAGTTACAGCGATTAGTGCTCCCCCTACCCAAGTAAACACACCAGACGCAAAGAGCAATCCTCCAACAATCTCACTGGCGCCTGCCATAAATGCCATCAACAAGCCGGGTTTCACACCGATAGATTCTAACCACCCTGCTGTTCCCTTTAAGCCATGCCCACCAAACCATCCAAATAATTTCTGTGTACCATGACCAATAAATAAAAGCCCCACAACTAATCGAATAAGTAAAAGTCCTGCATCCATTTTCTTTTCCTCCTTAGGAATATGTTTTATTTTGAGTATCTCCAATTAAAGATATATGAGAAAGATGGATAATATGCTTCTTTTTATTATCACATCTGTTTTGCTACTACTTATCTGCAAAATTCATTTGGGCTGACTTCCCCAGCTTTTTCAACAAAGTAATGGTAATCTCTTTTTCTTCAGGAGAAAGCCCACTAAGTGCTTCTGCTAGCTTTTCTTGATGTTTCGGAAAAATCTCTTGGAGAAATTGCTCCCCTTCTTGTGTTAATTCCGCATAGATAACTCGTCGATCATTCGGACAGGGCTTACGAAGCAAATAACCTTTTTTTTCCAGCTTATCCACCACATAAGTAATATTGCCACTAGAGATTAAAATCTTGTCACCAATTTGCTGAAGAGGCTGTCTGCCTTTATGAAATAACAATTCTAGAACACCAAATTCAGTAGGGTTTAATCCATATTGTCGAATATCTTTCTGAACGTGAGCAGACGTCCAGTTAAATGCACGGGATAACACAACGAACAAATGAAGGGATTGCTCTTGATTTTTATT
This is a stretch of genomic DNA from Brevibacillus laterosporus DSM 25. It encodes these proteins:
- a CDS encoding nitroreductase family protein codes for the protein MSDFTNLVKSRRSANNFIDGVEITQSDLEEIFTLVKYAPSAFNLQHTHYLVVTDPVLKEKIYESCKQYKVHTSSAVILVLGNRYAYQGVEKINEGMHHLGILSKQELDRTIETVTGVYEGNGESFMKEDAIRNASLSAMLFMLSAKDKGWDTCPMIGFDPNAIKEILEIPDGYETVMMITIGKEKISSQRPRGYRKPNGEFVSYNGM
- a CDS encoding MarR family winged helix-turn-helix transcriptional regulator, whose protein sequence is MLNKQGKQMDLITDSNKNQEQSLHLFVVLSRAFNWTSAHVQKDIRQYGLNPTEFGVLELLFHKGRQPLQQIGDKILISSGNITYVVDKLEKKGYLLRKPCPNDRRVIYAELTQEGEQFLQEIFPKHQEKLAEALSGLSPEEKEITITLLKKLGKSAQMNFADK
- the nikA gene encoding nickel ABC transporter substrate-binding protein gives rise to the protein MFLKRSTFIPTFIGLLAILTIMIAGCGNTTKDQVNISNQDHSKALTFSWSGDIGDLNPHTYFPNQWFSQAMVYESLVYYGEGGELKPWLAQSWDVSKDGKEYVFHLRKDVTFSDGSLFNATIVKKNFDTVLANAPQHEWMELINQIKSTEVVDEFTFKLNLKKPYYPTLQELTYIRPLRFVGEAAFPDSQNTFKDGLKAPIGTGPWVLSEYTKNEKAVFTRNEKYWGAKPKVDKVIVKVIPDGESRVLAFEKKEIDLIFGNGVISQDSFRFLKDSGKYETKLSEPTATRALLFNTNREALKDRKLRLAIQHAFNKQAVIDHIFYGTERKADTLFAPTIPYTKIDVKPYEHDEEKAKQLLDEAGWKQVNGKPFREKDGETLQLELMFISSDNIQKAIAEYVQGEFSKLGIDIKLTSKEEENFWATASEGSFDLLFTASWGVPFDPHSYLSAITTPSEGGSPDYKALLGLPDKKELDGKIKGVLVSTDEAHRMKLYKDILTTLHEQAAYLPISYQSNIAVYHKNMSGVNFLPQEYEVPFTTIDFK
- a CDS encoding DoxX family protein, giving the protein MDAGLLLIRLVVGLLFIGHGTQKLFGWFGGHGLKGTAGWLESIGVKPGLLMAFMAGASEIVGGLLFASGVFTWVGGALIAVTMLIAIFTVHGKNGLWITQNGMEYNLVLLAVAIGVALIGPGAYALFA